From the genome of Shewanella sp. Choline-02u-19, one region includes:
- the folK gene encoding 2-amino-4-hydroxy-6-hydroxymethyldihydropteridine diphosphokinase: MIQVYVALGANLSQPIEQLNNACQALLSIAEDNSFSISPYYRSVPMGDVQQPDYVNAVAGFKTDLAPIHLLDALQKIENEQGRLRTLRWGPRTLDLDLLLYGNEHINLPRLTVPHYGMKQRSFVLVPLFDLTPTLILPDKTPLGSLITDCLTAELQLAH, encoded by the coding sequence ATGATTCAGGTCTATGTTGCATTGGGGGCTAACTTAAGCCAACCCATCGAACAACTCAACAATGCTTGCCAAGCATTGTTGAGCATTGCCGAAGACAATTCATTTAGCATCTCCCCTTACTATCGCTCAGTGCCCATGGGCGACGTTCAGCAACCCGATTACGTTAATGCGGTTGCTGGCTTTAAAACAGATCTCGCCCCCATCCATCTGTTAGATGCATTACAAAAGATTGAAAATGAACAAGGCCGACTCAGAACACTGCGCTGGGGGCCTAGAACCTTGGATTTAGATCTACTGCTATACGGTAATGAGCACATCAATCTACCTCGGCTGACCGTTCCCCATTATGGAATGAAACAACGTAGCTTTGTATTAGTGCCATTATTTGATTTGACTCCAACACTCATATTGCCAGACAAAACACCGCTGGGCAGTTTGATCACCGATTGTTTAACCGCAGAACTGCAGCTGGCACATTAA
- the sfsA gene encoding DNA/RNA nuclease SfsA: protein MEFNPVFDSGILIQRYKRFLTDITLEDGSEVTIHCPNTGSMRNCLFPDSKVWFSVSDNPKRKYSRTWELAETPSGDMIGINTGRANTLAEEAINTGVITELTGYASLRREVKYGSENSRIDILLEGNNKASCYVEVKSCTLLEHGQGYFPDAVTTRGQKHLRELMEMVTLGHRAVLLFVVQHTGIDSVKAAAHIDPVYAALLDEAYSAGVEILAYSAELSPSASRLVKSCPVKL, encoded by the coding sequence ATGGAGTTTAACCCCGTATTTGATAGTGGGATCCTCATTCAACGATATAAACGTTTTCTAACCGATATCACTCTCGAGGATGGCAGCGAAGTGACTATCCACTGCCCTAATACTGGTTCGATGCGTAATTGCTTATTTCCAGATAGCAAAGTGTGGTTTTCAGTCTCTGATAACCCAAAGCGAAAATATAGCCGTACTTGGGAGCTCGCTGAAACGCCAAGTGGCGATATGATAGGCATCAATACTGGTCGTGCAAATACCTTAGCCGAAGAAGCGATTAATACCGGCGTAATAACAGAACTAACCGGTTATGCGTCATTACGCCGCGAAGTAAAGTATGGTAGTGAAAACAGCCGAATAGACATCTTATTAGAAGGTAACAACAAAGCCAGTTGCTATGTAGAGGTTAAAAGTTGCACCTTACTTGAGCATGGGCAAGGATACTTTCCAGATGCGGTGACCACTCGTGGCCAAAAACATTTACGCGAATTGATGGAAATGGTGACCTTGGGCCATAGAGCTGTATTATTGTTCGTTGTGCAGCATACAGGAATAGATTCCGTTAAAGCTGCAGCGCATATTGATCCTGTTTATGCTGCATTACTCGATGAAGCATATTCAGCTGGAGTAGAGATATTAGCCTATAGTGCCGAGCTGTCGCCCTCAGCGTCCCGTTTGGTTAAATCCTGTCCAGTTAAGCTCTAA
- a CDS encoding winged helix-turn-helix domain-containing protein, with protein MKLSFSEFSIDRETAEVLINGTIYAIDERNIMLIQLLANSYPEYCSKQDCLDKIWVGTVVSDMSLSKLVSDTRKIFSKAGYSEPLIQTVHGRGYRLEHVLGKQLSLQTQPSTADGLAASSQAAQKTPFTSAPFIERRKKIAPISWWEIFAKVLIALLLVLALIFQFWLGGANSDSVTTQTKNLNYSEPTKALGRVLWVDDHPENNLAEKAYLEEKNIGVYNTVTSEEALMLLSMYHYQAVISDMGRHGDSLAGLKLLQAIRAAGYDTDFYLYTYVESPGVIDAIAQSGGQAVVIDSDALYELILAHF; from the coding sequence ATGAAGCTTAGTTTTAGTGAATTCTCTATCGATCGTGAAACAGCCGAAGTGTTAATTAATGGCACTATTTATGCTATTGATGAGCGTAATATTATGCTTATTCAGTTGCTCGCTAATAGTTATCCAGAATATTGTTCAAAACAAGATTGCTTAGACAAAATATGGGTAGGCACAGTGGTGTCGGACATGTCATTGTCTAAACTGGTTTCAGATACGCGTAAGATTTTTAGTAAAGCAGGTTATTCAGAACCATTGATTCAGACTGTTCATGGTCGAGGTTATCGGCTCGAACATGTACTCGGAAAGCAGCTCTCACTGCAGACTCAACCTTCAACTGCAGATGGTCTTGCTGCTAGCTCTCAAGCAGCACAAAAGACACCCTTCACTTCGGCCCCCTTTATTGAGCGACGTAAAAAAATTGCGCCTATTTCATGGTGGGAAATTTTTGCTAAAGTATTGATTGCATTATTGCTGGTACTCGCGTTGATTTTCCAGTTTTGGTTAGGCGGAGCCAATAGCGATTCAGTCACGACACAAACGAAAAATCTCAATTATAGTGAGCCAACAAAAGCCCTGGGTCGAGTACTTTGGGTTGACGATCACCCTGAGAATAACTTGGCTGAAAAAGCCTATTTAGAAGAGAAAAATATTGGTGTTTATAACACTGTCACCTCAGAAGAAGCGCTCATGCTGTTATCTATGTATCACTACCAAGCGGTGATTTCAGATATGGGACGGCATGGTGATTCACTCGCGGGGCTTAAGCTGCTGCAAGCCATTCGTGCCGCTGGATATGATACTGACTTTTATCTGTACACTTATGTGGAGTCACCCGGCGTGATTGATGCCATTGCTCAGAGTGGTGGTCAAGCCGTTGTTATTGATAGCGATGCCTTGTATGAGTTGATATTGGCTCATTTTTAA
- the pcnB gene encoding polynucleotide adenylyltransferase PcnB, with the protein MPRKAHSISRRQISDNAIKVLYRLHKSGFKAYLVGGGVRDILLDMQPKDFDVVTNATPEEIKRLFRNCRLVGRRFRLAHIVFGRDVIEVATLRGHHVDSEEKISKTNESGRLLRDNVYGTIDEDAERRDFTVNALYYDISDFSIHSYGGGLQDLESRTIRLIGDPDTRYREDPVRMLRAVRFATKLDMTIESAAADPIKGLAPLLKDIPAARMYEEVLKLFFAGKAAQNYNMMRDFGLFAPLFPLVDSLLDEAPHGPIAKLLQEMMENTDLRIEQEKPVTPAFFYAALLWYPLTQRADDIALESGLSLYDAYTAAMGDIMEQQCRTISLPRRFSSVTKDIWQLQLRFERNKGTKAFKFIEHPKFRAAYDLLLLRGEAEGGSVAKNAAWWKSFVEGSEDQRNVIAKSSNKGGRNRTSQRRRSKPSDQAAPKPTE; encoded by the coding sequence GTGCCTAGAAAAGCGCACTCAATTTCTCGTAGACAGATCAGCGACAATGCGATCAAAGTACTCTACAGACTTCATAAGTCAGGCTTTAAAGCTTACTTGGTCGGTGGCGGAGTACGCGACATTCTATTGGATATGCAACCTAAGGATTTTGATGTGGTGACCAATGCCACGCCAGAAGAAATTAAGCGATTATTCCGTAACTGTCGCCTCGTTGGTAGACGCTTCCGTCTGGCGCACATTGTGTTTGGTCGTGACGTTATCGAAGTCGCTACACTGCGTGGACATCACGTTGATAGCGAAGAGAAGATCTCTAAGACCAATGAATCGGGTCGACTATTGCGTGATAATGTTTACGGCACTATCGACGAAGATGCTGAACGTCGTGATTTTACCGTCAATGCGCTCTACTACGATATTAGCGACTTCTCTATTCATAGCTACGGCGGTGGATTACAGGATTTAGAGTCACGCACAATCCGTCTTATTGGCGACCCTGATACTCGCTATCGCGAAGATCCGGTACGTATGCTTCGCGCTGTGCGCTTTGCCACCAAGCTCGATATGACAATTGAATCTGCAGCAGCAGATCCAATAAAAGGCTTAGCGCCTTTGCTAAAAGATATCCCTGCGGCGCGTATGTACGAAGAAGTGCTAAAGTTATTCTTCGCTGGAAAAGCAGCCCAGAACTACAACATGATGCGAGATTTCGGTTTATTTGCGCCGCTATTTCCGTTAGTAGATTCACTACTGGATGAAGCGCCTCACGGGCCCATTGCTAAATTGCTGCAAGAGATGATGGAAAATACTGACTTGCGTATTGAGCAAGAAAAGCCAGTCACTCCCGCATTCTTTTATGCTGCGCTACTCTGGTATCCACTAACACAGCGTGCGGACGATATCGCACTCGAAAGTGGCTTAAGCCTCTACGATGCTTATACCGCAGCTATGGGCGATATAATGGAGCAGCAGTGTCGTACAATTAGTCTCCCGCGCCGCTTTAGCTCTGTGACAAAAGATATATGGCAACTACAGCTACGTTTTGAGCGTAACAAAGGCACCAAAGCCTTTAAATTTATTGAACACCCTAAATTTAGAGCCGCTTATGATTTACTCTTATTACGTGGCGAAGCCGAAGGTGGTTCCGTTGCCAAGAATGCAGCATGGTGGAAGAGCTTTGTCGAAGGCAGTGAAGATCAGCGTAATGTTATTGCTAAGTCGAGCAATAAAGGCGGCCGTAATCGTACTTCTCAACGTCGTCGTTCTAAGCCTTCAGACCAAGCAGCACCTAAACCTACAGAGTAA
- the thpR gene encoding RNA 2',3'-cyclic phosphodiesterase has protein sequence MADKRVFLGFSLTPKQAQYIEAIQQQLPISIRLVPRDNLHMTLAFLGQASNKTIDALILRVDALNKPRFKVTLDLIEHWQKPKILCLKGTASDPNLMALAKTAQLIAQQHGLHQSEHHYNPHITLARKAKVMLNDVTFQPILLQPTVLHLFESFAGTNGVEYPILHSWSLSDINSIK, from the coding sequence ATGGCAGATAAAAGAGTATTTTTAGGCTTCTCATTGACGCCGAAACAAGCTCAGTATATTGAAGCGATACAGCAGCAACTGCCGATAAGCATTAGATTGGTGCCTCGTGACAACTTGCACATGACCTTGGCTTTTTTAGGACAAGCCAGCAATAAAACCATTGATGCACTGATCTTAAGAGTTGACGCCCTCAACAAACCTCGTTTTAAAGTTACACTCGATCTTATTGAGCATTGGCAAAAGCCCAAAATACTTTGCCTTAAAGGAACTGCATCTGATCCTAATCTAATGGCGCTGGCTAAGACAGCGCAATTGATTGCTCAGCAGCACGGCCTTCATCAAAGTGAACATCACTATAATCCACATATAACACTGGCTAGAAAAGCAAAAGTCATGCTCAATGATGTTACGTTTCAACCGATATTATTACAGCCAACGGTACTGCACCTTTTTGAATCGTTTGCGGGTACAAATGGCGTTGAATATCCGATACTGCATTCTTGGTCACTGAGCGATATCAATTCTATTAAATAG
- the pepB gene encoding aminopeptidase PepB has protein sequence MTNLMKVTLTQEVPAAHWGKANVTFQNDVASIHIKAGDIQRQVQQAARKLQGQGVSAVALEGNLWTVDAQWAFAQGFATAKKQPQIQWTGDDSAKTLLANRLESANFARKLINETPENLSPMVLATEAAKWLSDIGGDNISYRIIEGEALLEHQWIGIHAVGRGSERPPALLEVDFNPSAADADVAVALVGKGITFDSGGYSIKGSEGMLGMKCDMGGAATVTAALGLAIKSGLNKRVKLFLCCAENLISGHAYKLGDILTYKNGVTVEVVNTDAEGRLVLADGLQAASETGASLIIDAATLTGAAVMAVGTNYNAIFSPKAEILALAQQKAIAACERVWPLPLDPWHMDSCPSPYADTANSRAMKGGGAGGASNAAGFLWRFVAPDANWLHVDLASAFSDSGDALWAAGATTHGVLTIAGLLED, from the coding sequence ATGACGAATTTAATGAAAGTTACCCTCACCCAAGAAGTACCTGCTGCTCACTGGGGAAAAGCCAATGTTACTTTTCAAAACGATGTGGCTTCAATCCATATCAAAGCGGGGGATATTCAGCGTCAAGTGCAACAAGCTGCCCGTAAGCTTCAAGGACAAGGCGTTAGTGCCGTTGCACTAGAAGGCAACTTATGGACTGTTGATGCGCAATGGGCCTTTGCTCAAGGCTTTGCTACCGCTAAAAAGCAGCCACAAATACAGTGGACCGGTGACGATTCGGCAAAGACCTTACTTGCCAACCGTTTAGAGAGTGCCAACTTTGCCCGTAAATTGATTAACGAAACGCCGGAAAATTTGTCACCAATGGTGTTAGCCACTGAAGCGGCAAAATGGTTGAGTGATATTGGCGGCGACAACATTAGCTACCGCATTATTGAAGGCGAAGCATTATTAGAACACCAGTGGATAGGTATCCACGCGGTAGGCCGTGGTAGTGAACGTCCACCTGCATTGCTTGAAGTTGATTTCAACCCATCGGCAGCCGATGCCGACGTTGCTGTAGCACTCGTGGGTAAAGGGATCACTTTCGACTCTGGTGGTTACAGCATTAAAGGTTCAGAAGGTATGCTCGGCATGAAGTGCGATATGGGCGGTGCAGCCACCGTAACCGCCGCACTTGGTTTAGCGATTAAGTCAGGCCTTAACAAACGCGTTAAGCTCTTTTTATGCTGCGCTGAGAACTTAATCAGTGGCCATGCTTATAAGCTGGGCGACATTTTAACCTACAAAAATGGCGTAACTGTTGAAGTGGTTAATACTGACGCTGAAGGTCGTTTAGTGCTGGCTGATGGTCTGCAAGCCGCATCAGAAACGGGCGCGTCATTAATTATCGATGCTGCCACTCTAACGGGTGCTGCCGTTATGGCGGTTGGCACTAACTACAATGCTATTTTCTCTCCTAAAGCTGAAATCTTGGCATTAGCGCAACAAAAAGCCATTGCCGCTTGCGAGCGAGTTTGGCCTTTGCCACTTGATCCTTGGCATATGGACAGTTGTCCAAGTCCTTATGCTGATACTGCTAACAGCCGAGCGATGAAGGGTGGCGGTGCCGGTGGTGCTTCAAATGCAGCGGGTTTCCTATGGCGCTTTGTTGCCCCAGATGCTAACTGGTTGCACGTTGATCTCGCGTCGGCATTCTCAGACTCAGGTGATGCATTATGGGCTGCAGGTGCAACGACTCATGGCGTACTGACGATTGCTGGATTATTGGAAGACTAG
- the dksA gene encoding RNA polymerase-binding protein DksA translates to MPEGTKKLGVLAIAGVLPYQEKPGEEYMNEDQLGHFKTILEAWRNQLREEVDRTLNHMQDEAANFPDPVDRAAQEEEFSLELRARDRERKLIKKIEKTLQIIEEDDFGFCNSCGIEIGIRRLEARPTADQCIDCKTLAEIKEKQMAG, encoded by the coding sequence ATGCCAGAAGGCACTAAAAAACTCGGTGTGCTCGCTATCGCAGGTGTATTACCTTACCAAGAAAAGCCCGGTGAGGAGTACATGAACGAGGACCAGTTGGGTCACTTTAAGACGATTCTTGAAGCTTGGCGTAACCAATTGCGCGAAGAAGTTGACCGCACTCTTAACCATATGCAAGACGAAGCGGCTAATTTCCCAGATCCTGTCGATCGTGCAGCTCAGGAAGAAGAGTTTAGTTTAGAATTACGTGCTCGCGATAGAGAACGTAAACTAATCAAAAAGATTGAAAAGACGCTACAGATAATCGAAGAAGATGATTTCGGCTTCTGTAACTCTTGCGGTATCGAAATCGGTATCCGTCGATTAGAAGCTCGTCCAACAGCCGATCAATGTATCGACTGTAAGACGCTTGCTGAGATCAAAGAAAAGCAGATGGCGGGATAA
- the gluQRS gene encoding tRNA glutamyl-Q(34) synthetase GluQRS: MVNSTAYIGRFAPSPSGPLHFGSLIAALGSFLRARSMNGQWLVRIEDIDPPREIAGASHQILSTLEAYGLHWDNSVVYQSQRLDIYQQQITQWLATNQAYYCQCSRKQIKAMGGSYDGRCGRLAQPHKVGAIRIRNHYGVAQFLDQIKGVVKVDSQFAAEDFIIKRSDGLYAYQLAVVLDDIHQQITEVVRGSDLLEPTCRQESLFKLLKHPSPNWLHLPLACAEKGRKLSKQNHAAAIDVVKPQASINAALRFLGQTEVTPERQASKMLEQAISQFDLSKVPRQSEILLVT; encoded by the coding sequence ATGGTTAACTCAACAGCTTATATCGGTCGCTTTGCACCGTCCCCTTCTGGTCCACTTCATTTTGGTTCATTGATTGCTGCCCTCGGCAGTTTTTTGCGTGCGCGTTCCATGAATGGCCAGTGGTTGGTGCGTATCGAAGATATCGATCCACCACGAGAGATTGCCGGTGCTAGTCATCAAATTCTTAGCACATTAGAAGCGTACGGCCTGCACTGGGACAACTCAGTAGTCTATCAAAGCCAACGCCTTGATATTTATCAGCAACAGATCACCCAATGGCTGGCGACAAACCAAGCTTATTATTGTCAATGTAGCCGCAAGCAGATAAAAGCCATGGGGGGCAGTTATGATGGCCGTTGCGGAAGACTTGCGCAGCCGCATAAAGTGGGCGCTATCCGTATTCGCAACCACTATGGCGTGGCACAATTTTTAGATCAGATAAAAGGTGTGGTTAAAGTCGATAGTCAATTTGCTGCTGAAGATTTCATTATTAAACGCAGTGACGGCCTCTACGCCTACCAGTTAGCGGTGGTGCTTGACGATATCCACCAACAGATCACCGAGGTGGTGAGAGGCTCAGATCTGCTCGAGCCCACTTGCCGTCAAGAAAGTCTGTTTAAACTGTTGAAGCATCCAAGTCCAAATTGGCTTCATCTGCCGTTAGCATGTGCAGAAAAAGGCCGCAAGTTATCCAAGCAAAACCATGCGGCAGCAATTGATGTTGTAAAGCCGCAAGCCAGCATTAATGCGGCATTACGCTTTTTGGGCCAAACAGAAGTGACCCCAGAAAGACAAGCCAGCAAGATGCTAGAACAGGCTATCAGTCAGTTTGATTTAAGTAAGGTACCAAGGCAATCTGAAATACTCCTTGTTACGTAA